Proteins from a genomic interval of Excalfactoria chinensis isolate bCotChi1 chromosome 21, bCotChi1.hap2, whole genome shotgun sequence:
- the BTG4 gene encoding protein BTG4 isoform X2, translating into MHLISPDGSPAVKAIGFKMKDEIAATVFFITRLIKREDKLSKHKIERFAAKLTTLLFEKYKNHWYLDNPSRGQAFRCIRINKHQARDPLLEQACVESNVDFNKLGLPKEMTLWVDPFEVCCRYGEKNRPFTVAHFEGEENPELSQQINYAVDRAALDYPSGTSSDEESFSREPKAIPTVSNPNSVYQFDYCKTPIQSWSQYLHRKTHMSGSSYAQHRAYKAFRPAVAFTGPHVDRYHWINTKR; encoded by the exons ATG CATCTCATCTCTCCTGATGGCTCTCCAGCAGTTAAAGCAATTGGATTTAAGATGAAGGATGAAATTGCTGCTACGGTCTTCTTCATCACAAGGCTGATAAAAAGGGAAGACAAGCTGAGCAAGCACAAAATAGAGAGATTTGCAGCTAAGCTGACAACACTGCTGTTTGAAAAGTACAAGAATCACTGGTACCTGGACAATCCATCCCGAGGACAGGCCTTCAG GTGTATAAGGATAAACAAACATCAGGCAAGAGATCCACTGCTGGAACAAGCTTGTGTGGAGAGTAACGTGGACTTCAACAAGCTTGGTTTGCCAAAAGAGATGACGCTGTGGGTTGACCCCTTTGAAGTGTGTTGCAG GTATGGAGAGAAGAACCGGCCATTCACGGTTGCTCACTTTGAAGGAGAGGAGAACCCAGAGCTTTCACAGCAGATCAACTACGCTGTTGACAGAGCAGCTCTAGACTATCCTTCTGGCACCTCTTCGGATGAGGAGAGCTTCAGCAGGGAACCAAAAGCCATCCCTACTGTCAGCAATCCTAACAGTGTCTATCAG TTTGACTACTGCAAGACACCCATACAGTCCTGGTCTCAGTATCTTCATAGGAAGACACACATGAGTGGCTCATCCTATGCCCAGCACAGGGCTTACAAAGCCTTCAGGCCAGCTGTTGCTTTCACAGGACCACATGTTGATAGATACCATTGGATCAATACCAAGCGCTAG
- the LOC140261517 gene encoding uncharacterized protein produces MSSLITTESHRLKAWGVLGEGTGAHLLNKTKTRILTRQELVDPNGSARATDIVSVDPVTGLLTPSPHCAMLLSSQCSGPVPSNHFLHPGTGKVLHVAGNIGYDPIRSGLVCTVDSASGERQKPEVPIFPYIPYPVCPDTGQPVKTKLPVLCPEKIFGLGGLMADPVTEIEVPVLGVTIHPHTGQKLAVGGTYLNPITSTLTPLEIGAPMTEPEGGKIVPILGVGLDGKTGEVVPLGGLTDPSGNLMLLGDSFIEPLSGKTARVQGAHLQQGKVLPHGGSYQAVLEAEWLLSQSRVVDALKKLKASVLEDTCLAADRLAVLKASVEDMKKSFTARFYHAMHCLQSLKKKQEIASDFKNNGGNLGMIKYPGTEMWIPAVFGMKIPDPGGSSLMVPILGIDFDCNSRQPSPLAGTMEDGNGKGLVPIAIGARTISPITGEVGPVIGAQTHPRTHNVIPIVQSFRALPRATDSELLDLLEKEINSRQIYWHCRTKKEEGLLKELSSLFLHVLDAAKEGKAQKIKCRGEVKDIEETCHFLEGSSLQEAERRASKYFSSQLGTALPLLFKADRDEKEQEIQVLLEIRKALEKLLQFIKKIQEEEKRIYVQLTQREKQRGCMSRTETVTNVMLRQVILPLASEFQECMLKQQAKVETAYTKLEFLRDLSGIQTQQAKMLFCGSQHCFENYETARYYGSRGISHGTCKAIHHSVIPLLKSMVQMLEEDGRSYVSSKTPETAGSSQSKQDAFSSQEGELIVVDSAALSTREFVIYQYGISLLQFLRLHMNAPEVNLCVASSIPLCNTTGNAFGNSFFYQTSKNKLFILRHCLDSAGSFLLLLVHCFAHITAADFSQDTNPTFLRLFHQALKTCLGEMFSLRLQLSAVLQGNKSPGITQMLLKEEPFSKEEINLISQLLEVKVRNLTEIEAFEKILRKTES; encoded by the exons ATGTCAAGCTTAATAACAACAGAGAGCCACCGCCTCAAAGCATGGGGAGTGCTGGGTGAAGGAACAGGAGCTCACCTTCTTAACAAAACTAAAACCAGGATCCTTACCAGACAGGAGCTTGTGG ACCCAAACGGCAGTGCCCGAGCAACTGATATTGTCTCTGTGGATCCTGTCACTGGGCTGTTAACTCCCAGCCCACACTGTGCcatgctgctgagcagccagtGCTCTGGGCCAGTACCCAGCAACCATTTCCTGCATCCAGGCACAGGGAAGGTGCTTCACGTAGCTGGCAACATCGGTTATGATCCCATCAGATCTGGGCTGGTCTGCACTGTTGATTCTGCTTCAG GTGAGCGTCAGAAGCCTGAAGTGCCCATATTTCCCTACATTCCTTACCCAGTTTGTCCTGACACTGGCCAGCCCGTGAAGACAAAACTTCCAGTCCTGTGtcctgaaaaaatatttggtcTTGGAGGACTCATGGCAGATCCAGTGACAGAAATAGAAGTCCCAGTGCTTGGGGTTACAATCCATCCTCACACTGGGCAAAAGCTGGCTGTCGGTGGGACGTACCTCAACCCCATCACCAGCACATTGACACCACTGGAGATCGGGGCTCCTATGACAGAGCCAGAGGGAGGCAAGATTGTTCCGATCCTCGGGGTTGGTTTGGATGGTAAAACTG GAGAAGTTGTACCTCTAGGTGGGCTGACAGATCCTTCTGGAAACCTAATGCTTCTTGGAGATTCCTTCATTGAGCCTCTGAGTGGGAAAACTGCCCGAGTACAGGGAGCTCACCTGCAGCAAGGCAAGGTGCTGCCCCATGGTGGCAGTTAccaagcagtgctggaagctgAGTGGCTGCTATCCCAAAGTCGGGTGGTGGATGCTCTAAAGAAACTTAAGGCATCGGTTTTGGAAGATACCTGTCTAGCAGCAGACAGATTGGCAGTGCTAAAGGCTTCAGTAGAAGATATGAAGAAGTCTTTCACTGCTAGATTTTACCATGCAATGCACTGCTTGCAAAGcctcaagaaaaaacaagaaatagctTCAGATTTCAAGAATAATGGTGGGAATCTGG GTATGATCAAATATCCCGGCACAGAGATGTGGATCCCTGCAGTGTTCGGAATGAAAATCCCAGATCCCGGTGGGTCCAGTTTGATGGTGCCGATTCTGGGAATAGACTTTGACTGCAATAGCAGGCAGCCTTCCCCACTCGCAGGGACCATGGaagatggaaatggaaaag GCCTCGTCCCTATTGCTATTGGTGCCAGGACCATAAGTCCAATTACAGGTGAAGTTGGGCCTGTTATTGGTGCTCAAACCCACCCCCGGACACACAACGTAATTCCTATTGTTCAGTCCTTCAGAGCTTTACCAAGAGCCACGGATTCAGAGCTG CTGGACCTCctagagaaggaaataaattcaaGGCAAATATACTGgcactgcagaacaaaaaaggaagaagggctCCTTAAAGAACTGAGTTCTCTATTTCTTCATGTCCTTGATGCTGCAAAAGAGGGAAAGGCACAGAAG ATAAAATGCAGGGGGGAAGTGAAAGACATTGAGGAAACGTGTCATTTTCTTGAAGGGTCCTCTCTGCAAGAAGCTGAGAGAAGAGCTTCAAAGTATTTCAGCAGCCAGCTGGGCACTGCACTACCCCTACTGTTCAAAG CTgacagagatgaaaaagaacaggaaatacAGGTTCTGCTGGAGATCAGAAAGGCACTGgaaaagctgctgcagttcATTAAGAAGatacaagaagaagaaaagagaatatatGTGCAGCTGACACAGAGGGAGAAGCAAAGGGGATGCATGTCAAGAACAGAAACAGTAACCAATGTGATGCTCAGACAG GTTATACTCCCTCTTGCCTCTGAATTTCAGGAATGCATGCTGAAACAACAAGCTAAGGTGGAGACTGCGTACACCAAGCTGGAATTTTTGAGGGACTTGTCAGGTATCCAGACCCAGCAGGCAAAG atgcttttctgtggGTCACAACACTGTTTTGAAAACTATGAGACAGCCAGATACTATGGCAGCCGCGGGATCTCACACGGTACGTGCAAGGCCATCCATCACAGTGTGATCCCACTGCTCAAGTCTATGGTTCAGATGCTGGAGGAAGATGGCAGAAGTTATGTATCATCTAAGACACCTG AAACAGCAGGTTCTTCTCAGAGTAAACAAGATGCCTTCTCGAGTCAAGAAGGAGAACTAATAGTAGTGGATTCTGCAGCCCTATCCACAAGGGAGTTTGTCATATATCAGTACGGCATCTCTCTCCTGCAGTTTCTCAGACTTCACATGAAT GCTCCAGAAGTTAACCTGTGTGTTGCCTCCAGTATACCCCTCTGTAACACCACAGGCAATGCCTTTGGGAACTCTTTCTTTTATCAG acCTCAAAGAACAAACTGTTCATTCTGAGGCATTGTCTGGATTCTGCTGGAAGTTTCCTCCTGCTCCTTGTGCACTGCTTTGCtcacatcactgctgctgaCTTCAGCCAAGACACTAACCCAACCTTCCTGAGGCTTTTTCATCAG GCACTGAAGACTTGCCTTGGTGAGATGTTCTCTCTCAGACTTCAGCTATCAGCAGTTCTCCAAGGTAATAAATCTCCTGGGATAACCCAGATGTTGCTGAAGGAAGAGCCGTTCtccaaggaagaaataaatctcaTCTCCCAACTTCTTGAGGTGAAAGTGAGAAACCTCACAGAAATTGAAGCCTTTGAGAAGATACTAAGAAAGACCGAGTCCTGA
- the BTG4 gene encoding protein BTG4 isoform X3: MKDEIAATVFFITRLIKREDKLSKHKIERFAAKLTTLLFEKYKNHWYLDNPSRGQAFRCIRINKHQARDPLLEQACVESNVDFNKLGLPKEMTLWVDPFEVCCRYGEKNRPFTVAHFEGEENPELSQQINYAVDRAALDYPSGTSSDEESFSREPKAIPTVSNPNSVYQFDYCKTPIQSWSQYLHRKTHMSGSSYAQHRAYKAFRPAVAFTGPHVDRYHWINTKR; the protein is encoded by the exons ATGAAGGATGAAATTGCTGCTACGGTCTTCTTCATCACAAGGCTGATAAAAAGGGAAGACAAGCTGAGCAAGCACAAAATAGAGAGATTTGCAGCTAAGCTGACAACACTGCTGTTTGAAAAGTACAAGAATCACTGGTACCTGGACAATCCATCCCGAGGACAGGCCTTCAG GTGTATAAGGATAAACAAACATCAGGCAAGAGATCCACTGCTGGAACAAGCTTGTGTGGAGAGTAACGTGGACTTCAACAAGCTTGGTTTGCCAAAAGAGATGACGCTGTGGGTTGACCCCTTTGAAGTGTGTTGCAG GTATGGAGAGAAGAACCGGCCATTCACGGTTGCTCACTTTGAAGGAGAGGAGAACCCAGAGCTTTCACAGCAGATCAACTACGCTGTTGACAGAGCAGCTCTAGACTATCCTTCTGGCACCTCTTCGGATGAGGAGAGCTTCAGCAGGGAACCAAAAGCCATCCCTACTGTCAGCAATCCTAACAGTGTCTATCAG TTTGACTACTGCAAGACACCCATACAGTCCTGGTCTCAGTATCTTCATAGGAAGACACACATGAGTGGCTCATCCTATGCCCAGCACAGGGCTTACAAAGCCTTCAGGCCAGCTGTTGCTTTCACAGGACCACATGTTGATAGATACCATTGGATCAATACCAAGCGCTAG
- the HOATZ gene encoding cilia- and flagella-associated protein HOATZ, with amino-acid sequence MGTCQQSRQRRPQAVGQEWGHQMEWGHQGTAPHSPTQPDWPLIFAGSSPTDVELARIFWSTAVLPPLFESSLGPTNLRCEGPSPGQTPSPGQAQTHRWTPSAAHSVQEAEAKYRQQAKKREEILALLRKQREERIAKELISHPHKPKMRSDQVSRQKASEAEHEDQEAVKALR; translated from the exons ATGGGAACgtgccagcagagcaggcagcgcCGTCCTcaggctgtggggcaggagtGGGGCCACCAGATGGAGTGGGGCCATCagggcacagccccacacagccccacacagcctgACTGGCCCCTCATCTTTGCCGGCTCGAGCCCAACTGATGTGGAGTTGGCCCGCATCTTCTGGAGCACGGCCGTGCTGCCGCCGCTGTTTGAGTCCTCCCTGGGTCCCACCAACCTGAGGTGTGAAGGACCTTCCCCTGGGCAGACCCCATCCCCTGGGCAGGCCCAGACCCACCGATGGACCCCATCAGCAGCTCACAGCGTGCAGGAAGCTGAAGCAAAATACCGTCAGCAG GccaagaagagagaagaaatattgGCTTTGCTGaggaaacagagagaagaaaggattgCG aaagagctgATTTCTCATCCACATAAACCAAAGATGAGAAGCGATCAAGTGAG caggcagaaggCGTCTGAAGCAGAGCATGAGGACCAAGAAGCAGTAAAGGCCCTCAGATAG
- the BTG4 gene encoding protein BTG4 isoform X1: MKYISGFQQLWSEKHLISPDGSPAVKAIGFKMKDEIAATVFFITRLIKREDKLSKHKIERFAAKLTTLLFEKYKNHWYLDNPSRGQAFRCIRINKHQARDPLLEQACVESNVDFNKLGLPKEMTLWVDPFEVCCRYGEKNRPFTVAHFEGEENPELSQQINYAVDRAALDYPSGTSSDEESFSREPKAIPTVSNPNSVYQFDYCKTPIQSWSQYLHRKTHMSGSSYAQHRAYKAFRPAVAFTGPHVDRYHWINTKR; encoded by the exons ATGAAATATATCTCAGGTTTTCAACAGCTTTGGTCTGAGAAG CATCTCATCTCTCCTGATGGCTCTCCAGCAGTTAAAGCAATTGGATTTAAGATGAAGGATGAAATTGCTGCTACGGTCTTCTTCATCACAAGGCTGATAAAAAGGGAAGACAAGCTGAGCAAGCACAAAATAGAGAGATTTGCAGCTAAGCTGACAACACTGCTGTTTGAAAAGTACAAGAATCACTGGTACCTGGACAATCCATCCCGAGGACAGGCCTTCAG GTGTATAAGGATAAACAAACATCAGGCAAGAGATCCACTGCTGGAACAAGCTTGTGTGGAGAGTAACGTGGACTTCAACAAGCTTGGTTTGCCAAAAGAGATGACGCTGTGGGTTGACCCCTTTGAAGTGTGTTGCAG GTATGGAGAGAAGAACCGGCCATTCACGGTTGCTCACTTTGAAGGAGAGGAGAACCCAGAGCTTTCACAGCAGATCAACTACGCTGTTGACAGAGCAGCTCTAGACTATCCTTCTGGCACCTCTTCGGATGAGGAGAGCTTCAGCAGGGAACCAAAAGCCATCCCTACTGTCAGCAATCCTAACAGTGTCTATCAG TTTGACTACTGCAAGACACCCATACAGTCCTGGTCTCAGTATCTTCATAGGAAGACACACATGAGTGGCTCATCCTATGCCCAGCACAGGGCTTACAAAGCCTTCAGGCCAGCTGTTGCTTTCACAGGACCACATGTTGATAGATACCATTGGATCAATACCAAGCGCTAG